Proteins co-encoded in one Methanosarcinales archaeon Met12 genomic window:
- a CDS encoding CBS domain-containing protein, translating to MLPDLGEIQKRRRSLGLSQKQLASYAGVSQSLIAKVEGGKIEPAYRNVKRIFEALERVMSKQKRTVLAKEISNKNIISVDKKDAVHEAIELMRKYEISQLPVYDKNTPVGSITEKIITNYIAQKKDLKKLSEMPVEKVMEEGLPQISEDAPVEMMMPLLQYSPAVLTIKKGVTTGIITKADLLKIVRV from the coding sequence ATGCTTCCGGATTTGGGGGAAATACAAAAAAGGAGAAGAAGTCTCGGTCTTTCGCAAAAACAACTGGCATCGTATGCAGGCGTGAGCCAATCATTGATAGCAAAGGTAGAGGGCGGAAAAATTGAACCCGCATATAGAAACGTCAAGAGAATATTCGAAGCGTTGGAACGGGTGATGAGTAAACAAAAAAGGACGGTATTGGCAAAGGAAATAAGCAACAAAAATATCATCAGTGTGGACAAAAAAGACGCAGTTCATGAGGCAATAGAACTCATGCGAAAATATGAGATATCACAGCTACCAGTATACGATAAAAATACGCCTGTTGGTAGCATTACTGAAAAAATCATAACCAACTATATAGCGCAAAAGAAAGACCTAAAAAAACTATCAGAGATGCCCGTGGAGAAGGTGATGGAAGAGGGACTACCCCAGATAAGCGAAGACGCGCCAGTAGAGATGATGATGCCACTTTTACAATATAGTCCGGCCGTATTGACGATAAAAAAAGGGGTGACGACGGGCATAATAACAAAAGCGGATTTGCTAAAGATCGTTCGAGTATAA
- a CDS encoding O-acetylhomoserine aminocarboxypropyltransferase/cysteine synthase gives MKEYRLNTLALHAGQETPDPATRARAVPIYQTTSYVFKDTEHAANLFALKEFGNIYTRIMNPTNDVFERRVAALEGGSGALGVSSGQAAQALALLAITQVGDEIVSANNLYGGTYQQFHYTFPKLGRKVIFVESTKPEEFKKAITEKTRAIYAETIGNPKLDVPDFERLAEIAHEAGIPFVVDNTVGIGLVRPIDYGADIIVNSATKFIGGHGTSIGGVIVDSGKFNWSNGKFPEFTEPDPSYHGLKYWDVFGNFPGLGNVAFIIKVRVQLQRDLGAALSPFNSFLFLQGLETLPLRVKKHSENALEIAKFLKGHPLVNWVNYPGLPEHPSHKLAKKYLKGSYGAIVGFGIKGELEAGKKFINSVKLLSHLANIGDAKSLVIHPASTTHQQLTREEQEETGVTEDYIRLSIGLEDVEDIIEDIDQALAGV, from the coding sequence ATGAAAGAATATAGATTAAACACGCTGGCATTACACGCTGGCCAGGAGACACCAGATCCGGCAACTAGGGCAAGGGCAGTACCTATTTACCAGACGACGTCCTATGTCTTCAAAGACACCGAGCATGCGGCAAATCTTTTTGCCCTCAAGGAATTCGGGAATATTTATACCAGGATAATGAACCCGACGAACGATGTTTTCGAGAGAAGGGTTGCTGCTCTTGAAGGAGGCTCAGGTGCGTTAGGTGTATCTTCGGGACAAGCGGCCCAGGCACTGGCCTTATTGGCTATTACGCAGGTGGGTGACGAGATTGTCTCGGCCAACAATCTCTATGGCGGGACATACCAGCAGTTTCATTATACCTTTCCTAAATTAGGCAGAAAGGTGATTTTTGTTGAGTCTACGAAACCGGAGGAATTTAAAAAGGCAATCACTGAAAAGACAAGAGCGATATATGCCGAGACGATAGGCAATCCCAAGCTGGATGTCCCGGATTTTGAGAGACTGGCTGAAATCGCTCATGAGGCGGGGATTCCATTTGTTGTGGATAACACCGTAGGCATCGGATTAGTCAGGCCTATAGATTATGGAGCAGATATAATTGTTAATTCTGCAACCAAGTTCATAGGTGGGCACGGGACATCTATCGGCGGTGTGATTGTAGATTCGGGTAAATTTAATTGGAGTAATGGCAAATTCCCAGAATTTACCGAGCCTGATCCTAGTTACCACGGACTAAAGTATTGGGATGTATTTGGTAATTTCCCAGGATTAGGCAACGTGGCTTTTATTATTAAGGTCAGGGTGCAATTACAACGTGATCTGGGAGCGGCTTTAAGTCCCTTTAATTCATTTCTCTTCCTTCAGGGATTAGAGACCCTGCCCTTAAGGGTAAAGAAACATTCGGAAAATGCTCTGGAAATCGCTAAATTTCTGAAGGGGCATCCTTTAGTCAATTGGGTTAACTATCCCGGGTTGCCAGAACACCCAAGCCACAAATTAGCGAAAAAATATCTTAAAGGCAGCTATGGAGCCATAGTTGGATTTGGGATTAAAGGGGAGTTGGAAGCAGGCAAGAAATTCATTAATTCAGTGAAACTTCTCTCCCACCTCGCTAATATAGGAGATGCGAAGAGTCTGGTTATTCATCCTGCATCAACCACTCATCAACAGCTAACCAGAGAGGAGCAAGAGGAGACGGGGGTAACCGAGGATTATATCCGCCTTTCTATTGGTTTAGAGGATGTGGAAGACATCATAGAGGACATCGATCAGGCGTTAGCTGGGGTGTAG
- a CDS encoding homoserine O-acetyltransferase: protein MKKESVGIVKTQYYHLPDDLVLEGGGTLSHVTIAYETYGKLNKDKSNVILVCHALSGDAHAAGWHKGDKKPGWWDIVIGPGKAFDTTKYFVVCSNSIGGCKGSTGPSSINPKTGRPYGLDFPMITILDMVNAQKKLIDHLGAKQLFAVIGGSSGGMQVLQWCVSYPEMVRLAIPIATAACSSPQQIAFNEVGRRAITSDPNWNNGDYYSKCPPTNGLALARMIGHITYLSDESMYQKFGRKLQDKEKYGFDFSTDFQVESYLHHQGDTFVKRFDANSYLYITKAIDYFDLSQFGENGSLAESFKKVKSKFLVVSITSDWLYPPYQSEEIVMALSANDIDVTYHEITSNYGHDAFLVEAGQLNYVIANFLSHPLVRDVMTQDVATIREGSSIKKASEIMIKRKITHLPVISEGGRLTGIVTAWDISKAVALKYSQLNEIMTKDVITSKLDEPIGVAAKKMERHNISALPVVDGHQKVIGILTSDSISKLIGRQR, encoded by the coding sequence ATGAAAAAGGAATCGGTTGGCATTGTGAAAACACAATACTATCATCTGCCGGATGATTTGGTTCTGGAGGGAGGGGGTACTCTCAGCCATGTGACGATAGCTTATGAGACATATGGTAAATTAAATAAAGACAAAAGTAATGTCATTCTCGTTTGTCACGCCCTGTCCGGGGATGCCCATGCAGCCGGCTGGCACAAAGGAGATAAAAAGCCTGGGTGGTGGGACATCGTGATTGGTCCTGGAAAGGCGTTTGACACGACGAAGTATTTTGTCGTCTGCTCCAATAGTATTGGTGGCTGTAAAGGGTCGACTGGGCCTTCTTCGATTAATCCAAAAACAGGCAGACCATATGGATTGGACTTTCCGATGATCACGATCTTGGACATGGTGAATGCCCAGAAAAAATTAATTGACCATTTGGGCGCCAAACAACTTTTCGCGGTTATAGGCGGATCGTCAGGGGGCATGCAGGTCTTGCAATGGTGTGTTTCATACCCGGAGATGGTCCGTCTGGCCATCCCAATCGCAACAGCGGCATGTTCTTCTCCACAACAGATAGCCTTCAATGAAGTTGGAAGAAGGGCAATCACCTCAGACCCAAATTGGAATAATGGCGATTATTATTCCAAATGTCCACCCACGAATGGCCTAGCTTTGGCACGAATGATCGGACATATAACATACCTTAGTGATGAGTCCATGTATCAAAAGTTTGGCAGAAAACTTCAAGATAAAGAGAAGTATGGCTTCGACTTCTCCACGGACTTTCAAGTGGAAAGTTATCTTCATCATCAAGGAGATACTTTCGTCAAGAGATTCGATGCCAATTCTTATTTGTATATAACAAAGGCAATAGACTACTTCGATTTGTCGCAGTTCGGAGAGAACGGTTCTTTGGCCGAAAGTTTTAAGAAGGTAAAATCCAAATTTTTGGTCGTTTCAATTACCTCTGATTGGCTCTATCCCCCATACCAATCAGAGGAAATCGTGATGGCTCTAAGCGCAAACGATATTGATGTAACCTATCATGAGATCACATCGAATTATGGTCACGACGCCTTTTTAGTGGAGGCGGGTCAGTTGAATTACGTCATCGCCAATTTTCTTTCACACCCATTGGTCAGGGATGTGATGACCCAAGATGTTGCCACAATACGAGAAGGTTCCAGTATTAAAAAGGCATCGGAGATAATGATAAAGAGGAAAATTACACATTTACCGGTGATATCCGAGGGAGGTCGACTGACAGGTATTGTAACTGCGTGGGATATATCCAAGGCAGTTGCATTAAAATACAGCCAATTGAATGAAATAATGACGAAAGATGTCATAACGTCTAAATTGGATGAGCCGATTGGAGTAGCAGCCAAAAAGATGGAGAGGCATAACATTTCAGCCTTACCGGTTGTCGATGGGCACCAAAAGGTCATTGGAATATTGACCAGCGATAGCATAAGTAAATTAATAGGACGACAGAGATAA
- a CDS encoding sulfide-dependent adenosine diphosphate thiazole synthase produces the protein MFEIVGEKDITRAIVRGFAKDLQDYAESEVIIVGGGPSGLMAGKELANKGVKILIIERNNYLGGGFWIGGFLMNKITVRAPAEKVLDELGIPYEEFSKGLYVTSGPHACSKLVAAACDAGVNILNMVKFDDVVFHEDRVSGVVVNWTPVSALPREITCVDPIALESRIVIDATGHDACVVKKLEERGLLKTRGFGAMWVEKSEGLIVEHTGEVHPGLITTGMAVSTTYGLPRMGPTFGAMLLSGKRAAEIAHEKLSKSK, from the coding sequence ATGTTTGAGATTGTAGGAGAAAAGGATATAACAAGGGCAATTGTGAGGGGGTTTGCGAAAGACTTGCAGGATTATGCTGAGAGCGAGGTAATCATAGTTGGAGGCGGTCCATCCGGGTTGATGGCAGGCAAGGAGCTCGCAAATAAAGGAGTTAAAATACTCATAATTGAACGAAACAATTATCTCGGCGGTGGTTTTTGGATCGGCGGCTTTTTGATGAACAAGATCACCGTTAGGGCCCCTGCAGAAAAGGTTCTCGATGAATTAGGAATACCATACGAGGAGTTCAGCAAGGGACTTTATGTCACCAGCGGCCCTCACGCATGCTCAAAGCTCGTCGCTGCGGCATGTGATGCAGGGGTGAATATCCTGAACATGGTAAAATTCGATGACGTTGTATTCCATGAAGACAGGGTAAGCGGTGTGGTAGTGAACTGGACTCCTGTTTCTGCTTTGCCAAGGGAAATCACGTGTGTTGATCCGATTGCGCTCGAGTCAAGGATCGTAATCGATGCAACAGGGCACGATGCCTGCGTGGTTAAAAAATTGGAGGAACGGGGTTTGCTCAAAACCAGAGGATTTGGCGCCATGTGGGTTGAAAAATCAGAGGGCCTTATAGTCGAGCACACGGGCGAAGTCCATCCAGGATTAATAACTACGGGTATGGCAGTATCAACGACTTACGGGCTTCCTCGAATGGGGCCGACATTTGGAGCCATGCTACTTTCAGGAAAAAGAGCTGCTGAGATTGCTCATGAAAAACTCAGTAAGAGCAAATGA